The following are encoded in a window of Geobacter metallireducens GS-15 genomic DNA:
- a CDS encoding chemotaxis protein CheB, protein MDRNSQHRFRAVVVGVSSGGVDALKQVIGSLPAGFPLPVLVVAHISPEADNGLALLLDELSAIRVKEADELEKAAAGTVYLAPPNYHLLVEKDATLSLSVDPPVRFARPSVDVLFGSAADAFGPALIGVVMTGAGCDGSWGLGRIKDAGGVTVVQDPADAVADSMPRSAVEAVGPDHIVPLERIAPLLVRLATS, encoded by the coding sequence ATGGACAGGAACAGTCAGCATAGATTCCGCGCTGTGGTTGTCGGCGTATCGTCCGGAGGGGTCGATGCGCTGAAACAGGTGATCGGCTCCCTGCCGGCGGGTTTCCCCCTGCCGGTCCTGGTCGTTGCCCACATATCCCCTGAAGCGGACAACGGCCTCGCGCTCCTGCTGGACGAGCTGAGCGCCATCAGGGTCAAGGAGGCCGATGAGCTGGAGAAGGCTGCGGCAGGGACCGTGTACCTGGCCCCTCCCAACTACCATCTGCTGGTTGAGAAGGACGCCACCCTTTCCCTGTCGGTGGACCCTCCGGTCAGGTTCGCTCGGCCGTCGGTGGATGTGCTGTTCGGGTCCGCGGCGGACGCCTTCGGGCCTGCGCTCATCGGCGTCGTGATGACCGGGGCGGGATGCGACGGGAGCTGGGGGCTCGGGCGGATAAAGGATGCCGGCGGAGTGACGGTGGTGCAGGATCCTGCCGACGCCGTTGCCGATTCGATGCCCAGGAGCGCCGTCGAGGCGGTCGGACCGGACCACATCGTGCCCCTTGAGCGGATTGCGCCACTTCTGGTCCGGCTGGCAACGTCGTGA
- a CDS encoding CheR family methyltransferase: MEPDELFDIEMRLLLHGVRQVYGHDFTDYSEASIKRRITQWFATSGYGTLSEAQAAILRNREAFDSLLRGITVNVSEMFRDPAFFRALREEIVPHLKTYPFVKIWHAGCSSGEEAYSLAILLEEEGMKGRFRMYATDINNEVLQNAREGIFPLKEMQKYTRNYQAAGGKGAFSDYYLARYEHAIMIQSLRDQIVFASHNLAVDADFGEMHLILCRNVLIYFKPTLKERVLRLFDTCLIPGGFLCLGLKESLDGRRIASRYAETVERMRIYRKSYGQEQSA; the protein is encoded by the coding sequence ATGGAACCGGATGAACTCTTCGACATCGAGATGCGTCTGCTCCTCCACGGTGTCCGTCAGGTGTACGGCCATGACTTCACCGACTACTCCGAGGCATCCATAAAGCGGAGGATTACCCAGTGGTTCGCCACCTCAGGCTATGGGACCCTCTCCGAAGCCCAGGCCGCCATTTTGCGCAATCGCGAGGCCTTTGACTCGCTGCTCCGCGGTATCACGGTCAACGTGTCGGAGATGTTCAGGGACCCGGCATTTTTCCGGGCGCTGCGGGAAGAGATCGTACCCCACCTGAAGACCTATCCCTTCGTCAAGATATGGCATGCGGGGTGCTCATCCGGCGAAGAGGCGTACTCCCTTGCCATACTCCTCGAAGAGGAGGGGATGAAGGGACGTTTCAGGATGTATGCGACCGATATCAATAACGAGGTGCTTCAGAATGCCCGGGAGGGTATATTCCCCCTGAAGGAGATGCAGAAATACACCAGGAACTATCAGGCCGCCGGCGGGAAGGGGGCGTTTTCCGACTACTACTTGGCACGCTATGAGCATGCCATAATGATACAATCCTTGCGGGACCAGATCGTGTTCGCCTCCCACAACCTGGCGGTCGACGCTGATTTCGGGGAGATGCATCTGATTCTCTGCAGGAATGTGCTCATCTATTTCAAGCCGACCCTCAAGGAGCGGGTACTACGGCTTTTTGACACTTGTCTCATTCCCGGCGGCTTTCTTTGTCTTGGCCTCAAGGAGTCCCTCGACGGAAGGCGGATCGCTTCGCGCTATGCCGAAACGGTGGAGAGGATGAGGATTTACCGGAAAAGCTATGGACAGGAACAGTCAGCATAG
- a CDS encoding response regulator, producing the protein MGWYADLKIRNKLLLGYGTVIAFSSLIGYFGVTGLTEMKSHLDAMHDHLIPGIETAAMIDRHHQQHRRTFLNYLEENRLHRKELELKLHHEAIDIQESLKRYAKLSIYPAERRLLDDVITASKEYMDETARLKSAADSGADYETLTVDNAHLRTLFGDVENRAKLLTQYSLKEGDEHLDQSTAGYFNIRSWLISLLLGAIAIALAMAFFITRSVADPIRVVLDAVRRMEESGTEKARLAEAIAAGDLTQDVAVSERLRIDPETVARDEGGMMLRAVAGMSGIQASLDAAFSRMTDSLRRNRQEEQARDWLKSGANELGAILRGDRRLEEMVEKSLSFLCEYLGAGVGVLYLYNDRTRDLEIAATYALARREDMKKRFALGEGLVGEAAKERRIIRLADVPPGYLPISSAIGEAKPLNIAAVPLLHDNLLVGVVEIGSFREFTARELEFLSRAQEGLSIGINVNRSRKLVDELLEQTQAQTEELRVQQEELQQTNEELEERAQMLEQQREQIRAKNREVEETSRALKLKADELERISTYKSEFLANMSHELRTPLNSLLILSSLLKENREHNLTDKQVEYAATINSSGNDLLTLINDILDLSKIESGRLEFNYEQIPLRALFDQLRTMFSPLAEQKGLDFDAIIEEGVPEEITTDGQRTQQILKNLVSNACKFTREGRVAVRAHLPNSEENPLPAPAIAIQVSDTGIGISPDKHDLVFQAFQQADGTTSRKFGGTGLGLSISRQLARGLHGDVLLESEEGKGSSFTLYLPLDHAAHGEESQTAVPPPAPRLPPVTVPRGKEVSGREADVQLPTPVLADDREKLRPGERSILIIEDDLSFAAILMDMVRDRGFPAMVAGDGESGIALADHYLPSAIVLDVMLPHIDGWGVMKCLKDSLRTRHIPVHFLTCLEDRQKALTMGAIGFVTKPVNSAQLDEVFSTIEHSLAKSVRKLLIVEDDRNEAKSMEALLGVRDVAITVTATGSEAMGLLAVEPFDCIVLDLGLSDMSGFEVLEKIQSLDESRRIPVIIHSGRDLSREDEQRLRNYAESIIIKGAKSPERLLNEVSLFLHLVESGMGPEKKRMIRAALDDEALLEGKKVLIVDDDMRNIFSLSSVLAEKKMIVLEAENGREALERLNGEPGIDVVLMDIMMPEMDGFAATRAIRKDPRFARLPIIALTAKAMKGDRDECLKAGASDYIQKPVDADKLLSLLRVWLYGS; encoded by the coding sequence ATGGGGTGGTATGCAGATCTGAAGATCAGGAACAAGCTGCTTCTCGGCTACGGAACGGTCATCGCCTTCAGTTCCCTGATCGGTTATTTCGGTGTCACCGGTTTGACAGAAATGAAGTCACATCTGGATGCCATGCATGACCACCTGATTCCGGGCATAGAGACGGCGGCAATGATCGACCGCCATCACCAGCAGCATCGCCGAACGTTTTTGAACTACCTGGAGGAGAATCGCCTGCACCGCAAAGAGCTGGAGTTGAAACTCCACCATGAAGCGATAGACATACAGGAGTCCTTGAAACGTTACGCCAAGCTTTCGATTTATCCTGCGGAGAGACGACTTCTGGATGATGTCATCACTGCCTCGAAGGAATACATGGATGAGACGGCAAGACTCAAGTCAGCGGCCGATTCAGGCGCTGACTACGAAACGCTGACTGTCGACAATGCGCACCTGAGGACTCTTTTCGGCGATGTTGAAAACCGAGCGAAGCTGCTCACACAGTACAGCCTGAAAGAAGGGGACGAGCATCTCGACCAGAGCACCGCCGGCTACTTCAATATCCGCTCGTGGCTGATATCGCTCCTTCTCGGCGCTATCGCCATTGCACTGGCCATGGCGTTCTTCATCACGCGGAGCGTGGCCGACCCCATCCGAGTGGTCCTCGATGCCGTGCGCCGGATGGAAGAGTCGGGGACGGAAAAGGCCCGGCTGGCGGAGGCCATTGCAGCCGGCGACCTGACCCAGGACGTGGCCGTGTCGGAGCGGCTCCGGATTGATCCTGAAACCGTTGCCAGGGACGAGGGCGGAATGATGCTCCGGGCGGTGGCCGGCATGAGCGGCATCCAGGCATCCCTCGACGCTGCATTTTCACGGATGACGGACTCGCTGCGCCGGAACCGGCAGGAGGAGCAGGCACGGGACTGGCTGAAAAGTGGCGCCAATGAACTCGGCGCCATTCTTCGGGGGGACCGGCGGCTGGAGGAAATGGTTGAAAAGAGCCTCTCTTTCCTCTGCGAATACCTGGGGGCCGGCGTCGGTGTCCTCTATCTGTACAACGACAGGACCCGTGATCTGGAGATTGCCGCCACCTACGCCCTTGCCCGCCGGGAGGATATGAAGAAGCGGTTTGCCCTCGGGGAGGGCTTGGTGGGGGAGGCGGCCAAGGAGAGGAGGATTATCCGCCTCGCCGATGTCCCTCCCGGCTATCTCCCCATAAGTTCGGCCATTGGCGAGGCGAAGCCCCTCAACATCGCCGCGGTGCCGCTGCTCCATGACAATCTTCTCGTGGGGGTTGTGGAAATAGGCTCCTTCAGGGAATTCACGGCGCGGGAACTGGAGTTCCTCAGCCGGGCCCAGGAGGGGCTATCCATCGGGATCAACGTCAACCGTTCGCGGAAGCTCGTGGACGAGCTGCTTGAACAGACCCAGGCCCAGACCGAGGAGCTGCGGGTCCAGCAGGAAGAGCTCCAGCAGACCAACGAGGAGCTTGAGGAGCGGGCCCAGATGCTGGAGCAGCAGCGGGAGCAGATCCGCGCCAAGAACCGCGAGGTGGAGGAGACGAGCCGGGCGCTGAAGCTGAAGGCCGACGAACTGGAGCGGATCAGCACCTACAAGTCCGAATTCCTGGCCAACATGTCCCACGAACTGAGGACCCCCCTCAATAGCCTGCTGATCCTCTCCTCTCTGCTGAAGGAAAACCGGGAGCACAACCTGACCGACAAACAGGTGGAGTACGCAGCCACCATCAACAGCTCCGGCAACGACCTCCTTACCCTCATCAACGATATCCTCGATCTCTCGAAGATCGAGTCGGGAAGGCTGGAGTTCAATTACGAGCAGATTCCGCTCCGCGCCCTCTTCGACCAGCTCCGCACGATGTTCTCCCCCCTCGCGGAGCAGAAGGGGCTGGACTTTGATGCGATCATCGAGGAGGGGGTCCCGGAAGAGATAACCACCGACGGCCAGCGGACCCAGCAGATCCTGAAGAACCTCGTTTCCAACGCCTGCAAGTTCACCCGGGAGGGGAGGGTGGCCGTCAGGGCGCATCTGCCCAATTCAGAGGAAAATCCCCTGCCGGCCCCGGCCATTGCCATTCAGGTTTCCGACACGGGAATCGGGATTTCTCCCGACAAGCATGACCTTGTGTTCCAGGCGTTCCAGCAGGCGGACGGCACGACGAGCCGGAAGTTCGGCGGCACCGGGCTGGGGCTTTCCATTTCGCGGCAACTGGCGCGGGGGCTCCATGGCGACGTCCTTCTCGAAAGCGAAGAGGGGAAAGGGAGCTCCTTCACCCTCTATCTCCCGCTGGACCACGCTGCCCATGGGGAGGAGAGTCAAACGGCCGTGCCGCCGCCGGCGCCCCGGCTGCCTCCCGTCACGGTGCCGCGGGGGAAGGAAGTCTCCGGAAGGGAGGCGGATGTTCAGCTCCCGACGCCGGTTCTGGCGGACGACCGCGAGAAGCTTCGTCCCGGCGAGAGGAGCATCCTGATCATCGAGGACGATCTCTCCTTCGCCGCCATCCTGATGGATATGGTCCGTGATCGTGGCTTCCCGGCAATGGTTGCCGGGGACGGTGAAAGCGGCATTGCCCTTGCCGACCATTACCTGCCGAGCGCCATTGTGCTGGACGTGATGCTCCCCCATATCGACGGCTGGGGGGTCATGAAGTGCCTCAAGGACAGCCTGAGGACCCGGCATATCCCGGTGCACTTCCTCACCTGCCTGGAAGACCGCCAGAAGGCACTGACCATGGGCGCCATAGGATTTGTGACCAAGCCCGTGAACAGTGCTCAGCTTGACGAGGTGTTCAGTACCATCGAGCACTCCCTGGCCAAAAGCGTCAGGAAGCTCCTGATCGTCGAAGACGACAGGAACGAGGCAAAGAGCATGGAGGCGCTGCTCGGAGTGCGCGATGTGGCCATCACGGTCACCGCGACCGGAAGCGAGGCCATGGGGCTTTTGGCCGTCGAACCCTTCGACTGCATCGTGCTTGACCTGGGCCTTTCCGACATGTCCGGCTTCGAGGTGCTGGAGAAGATCCAGTCCCTTGACGAAAGCCGGCGGATTCCGGTGATAATCCATTCGGGCCGGGACCTTTCCCGGGAGGACGAGCAGCGGCTCCGCAACTATGCCGAGAGCATCATCATCAAGGGGGCCAAGAGCCCCGAGCGGCTTCTGAACGAGGTCTCGCTCTTTCTGCACCTGGTGGAGAGCGGCATGGGACCCGAGAAGAAGAGGATGATCCGCGCGGCTCTCGACGACGAGGCGCTGCTCGAGGGGAAAAAGGTTCTGATCGTGGATGACGACATGCGCAACATCTTCTCCCTCTCCAGCGTTCTCGCGGAGAAAAAGATGATCGTGCTTGAGGCGGAAAACGGCAGGGAGGCCCTGGAGCGTCTCAATGGAGAGCCCGGCATCGATGTGGTGCTCATGGATATCATGATGCCCGAGATGGACGGTTTTGCGGCTACCCGCGCCATCAGGAAAGACCCGCGATTCGCCCGGCTCCCCATCATCGCCCTCACGGCCAAGGCCATGAAGGGTGACCGGGACGAGTGCCTCAAGGCAGGGGCCAGCGATTACATCCAGAAGCCGGTGGATGCGGACAAGCTCCTTTCGCTGCTGCGGGTATGGCTGTACGGTAGCTGA
- a CDS encoding putative 2-dehydropantoate 2-reductase, translated as MRIAIVGAGALGLYYGALLQRSGEDVHFLLRRDYEAIAGNGLKVFSINGDFTLPHVKGYRAPEEIGPMDLVLVGLKTFANSRYEELIRPLVEEGTQILTLQNGLGNEEALATLFGAERIIGGVAFLCSNRGEPGEVHHLGAGRIILGEFLPRDTGRIEELAAMFRQAGVDCRTTDDLKRARWEKLVWNIPFNGLCALLQQPVNLILARDVSRKLVRGIMLEVIAGANAQGLATFIADGYVDDMLEFTDAMGEYKPSMEIDREEGRPLEIAAIFRTPLAYGAREGIAMPRVEMLATLLEQATG; from the coding sequence ATGCGAATAGCAATTGTGGGCGCCGGAGCCCTGGGGCTTTACTACGGCGCTTTGCTGCAGCGGAGCGGAGAGGACGTCCATTTCCTCCTTCGCCGCGATTATGAGGCGATCGCCGGGAACGGCCTGAAGGTCTTTTCCATCAACGGCGATTTTACACTGCCTCACGTGAAGGGATACCGCGCTCCCGAGGAAATCGGGCCGATGGACCTGGTGCTGGTTGGGCTGAAGACTTTTGCCAACAGCCGGTATGAGGAGCTGATCCGTCCGCTGGTGGAGGAGGGGACGCAGATTCTGACCCTCCAGAACGGACTGGGGAACGAGGAGGCGCTGGCCACCCTTTTCGGGGCCGAGCGGATCATCGGCGGCGTGGCCTTTCTCTGCTCCAACAGGGGGGAGCCCGGCGAGGTGCATCACCTGGGGGCGGGGCGGATCATCCTGGGAGAATTCCTGCCCCGCGACACGGGGCGGATCGAGGAGCTGGCCGCCATGTTCCGCCAGGCCGGGGTGGATTGCCGGACAACCGATGACCTGAAGCGTGCCCGGTGGGAGAAGCTGGTCTGGAACATCCCGTTCAACGGCCTGTGCGCCCTCCTGCAGCAACCGGTGAACCTGATTCTGGCGCGCGATGTGAGCCGCAAACTGGTGCGGGGAATTATGCTTGAAGTCATCGCCGGCGCCAATGCCCAGGGGCTTGCCACCTTCATTGCCGATGGCTACGTCGACGACATGCTGGAATTCACCGACGCCATGGGAGAGTACAAGCCATCCATGGAGATCGACCGCGAAGAGGGGCGCCCCCTGGAGATTGCCGCCATCTTCAGGACACCCCTTGCCTACGGTGCGCGGGAGGGGATCGCCATGCCGCGGGTTGAGATGCTGGCGACGCTGCTGGAACAGGCCACAGGATGA
- a CDS encoding TetR/AcrR family transcriptional regulator — protein sequence MKSKGEETRSRILDTATDLIHRKGFGATSINDLLEATNIKKGCLYFHFPGKDALGLAVLEKMRDDFLDVLETSLAGTTPGECLDNFFATVADVHKGRGFVGGCIFGNTALEMGDTDNRLVAIIRQVFKTWLGKLKTVIAAAQNSGEVRNDIPADILACQMLAAIEGGIMLSRLEKDEKPLCDALGALRTMMRVK from the coding sequence ATGAAATCCAAAGGCGAAGAAACAAGAAGCAGAATACTTGATACGGCGACGGATCTCATCCACCGCAAGGGCTTCGGGGCCACGAGCATCAATGACTTGCTTGAGGCAACCAATATCAAGAAAGGCTGTCTTTACTTCCATTTTCCTGGAAAGGATGCCTTGGGGCTGGCCGTGCTGGAGAAGATGCGGGATGATTTCCTCGATGTTTTGGAGACCTCCCTGGCCGGCACCACACCGGGGGAGTGTCTTGATAATTTTTTCGCCACGGTCGCAGATGTACACAAGGGGAGGGGATTCGTCGGGGGGTGCATTTTTGGAAATACCGCCCTGGAAATGGGGGACACGGACAATCGTTTAGTGGCTATAATCAGGCAGGTCTTTAAAACATGGCTGGGCAAATTGAAGACGGTTATCGCCGCCGCCCAGAACAGTGGTGAGGTACGCAACGACATCCCAGCAGACATCCTGGCCTGCCAGATGCTGGCCGCCATCGAGGGGGGTATAATGCTGTCCCGTCTGGAAAAGGATGAGAAGCCCCTGTGCGATGCCCTCGGCGCCTTACGGACAATGATGCGAGTGAAGTAG
- a CDS encoding carboxymuconolactone decarboxylase family protein: MARLTTVEVSAVSGETAAIFKEIEGAFGMVPNLFKSYAHHPPLLKANWNKVKAVMMEGTLSQKVKQTIAVLVSRDNGCTYCVAAHTGALKAIGISDEEIGIIMQSIEQADFSAKEKALIGFARKANTNPTRIEDAEFDALRQAGVSDAEIVEALGVMELFTAFNKFLDSLQVEIDF, encoded by the coding sequence ATGGCGCGTTTGACAACGGTGGAAGTAAGTGCGGTTTCAGGGGAGACGGCGGCTATATTCAAGGAGATCGAGGGTGCATTCGGCATGGTGCCAAATCTTTTCAAGAGCTACGCCCATCACCCGCCCCTGCTGAAGGCCAACTGGAACAAGGTCAAGGCAGTAATGATGGAAGGGACCCTGAGCCAGAAGGTAAAGCAGACCATAGCGGTGCTGGTTTCCAGGGACAATGGCTGCACCTACTGCGTGGCAGCTCACACCGGGGCGCTTAAGGCGATTGGAATCTCCGATGAGGAAATCGGTATTATTATGCAGAGTATCGAACAGGCCGACTTCAGCGCGAAGGAAAAGGCGCTCATCGGTTTTGCCAGGAAAGCGAATACAAATCCCACCAGAATAGAGGATGCCGAGTTTGACGCCCTGCGTCAGGCAGGGGTATCGGACGCCGAGATAGTGGAGGCGCTGGGGGTGATGGAACTCTTTACTGCCTTTAACAAGTTCCTTGACTCCCTGCAGGTGGAGATCGATTTTTAA
- a CDS encoding flavodoxin family protein produces MKVLGISCSPRPGQTTDRLVQEVLNNIEAPTEFVSLSGRRIGPCLGCLGCVADNVCKVRDDMGELRPLIVEADALVIGAPNYFGMLNGLAHCFLERLYQFRHQEGGALHGKLGVAVGVGSAMPDSAVRDIEKFFSFSRIEPVGNVTAIGPASCFNCGHGEECREGAIHRVFGPGTKITADLTPNLSKQPDSLTAARTLGEKLTQRLKQG; encoded by the coding sequence ATGAAGGTACTTGGCATATCTTGCAGCCCTCGTCCAGGGCAAACCACCGACCGTCTCGTTCAAGAAGTTCTGAATAATATCGAAGCTCCAACCGAATTCGTGTCCCTGAGCGGTCGTCGCATAGGTCCCTGCCTGGGCTGTCTCGGCTGTGTGGCGGACAACGTCTGCAAGGTCCGGGACGACATGGGCGAGTTACGTCCCCTTATTGTCGAGGCGGATGCCTTGGTAATTGGGGCGCCCAATTATTTCGGCATGCTCAACGGGCTTGCACACTGCTTTTTGGAGCGCTTGTATCAGTTTCGTCACCAGGAAGGGGGAGCACTGCACGGCAAGTTGGGGGTTGCGGTCGGGGTAGGCAGCGCCATGCCGGATTCAGCGGTACGTGACATAGAAAAGTTCTTCAGCTTCAGCCGCATTGAACCGGTCGGGAACGTAACCGCAATAGGTCCCGCCAGTTGTTTCAACTGCGGCCACGGCGAGGAGTGCCGGGAAGGAGCCATCCACAGGGTCTTTGGTCCGGGAACGAAGATTACTGCCGACTTGACCCCTAATCTTTCCAAACAGCCGGATAGCCTTACCGCAGCCAGGACGCTGGGAGAAAAGCTCACCCAGCGGCTGAAGCAGGGATAG
- a CDS encoding cupin domain-containing protein, translating to MELEQIKQGLVSNVYHLTADKKGALHKHPDHDEIFYCIKGEGVGVLERGEIELSVGKVFIVPAGVMHTVRSSDEIYVASFLVPVVK from the coding sequence ATGGAGTTAGAACAAATCAAGCAAGGACTGGTTTCAAACGTGTACCATCTCACAGCCGACAAGAAAGGGGCGCTCCACAAGCACCCGGACCACGACGAGATCTTCTACTGTATAAAAGGAGAAGGTGTCGGGGTTCTTGAAAGGGGTGAAATAGAGCTTTCCGTGGGGAAGGTGTTCATTGTCCCGGCCGGGGTCATGCACACGGTAAGATCTTCGGACGAGATTTATGTCGCTTCATTCCTGGTGCCGGTTGTTAAGTGA
- a CDS encoding VOC family protein: MFKRIDHVEIIPRDFERAIGFYTEVLGFKVRQRLKVEAPPLEGIAYLELGDTVIELMQVRDATPAVVNPWQTGYRMMALEVEDMDRAVAYLAGKGVAITWGPVTLGTSKRAEIQDADGFSIELRQW, from the coding sequence ATGTTCAAACGGATTGACCATGTGGAAATCATCCCCCGCGATTTCGAAAGAGCTATCGGCTTCTACACGGAGGTATTGGGATTCAAGGTCAGGCAACGGCTGAAGGTGGAAGCCCCTCCCCTCGAAGGAATCGCCTATCTTGAGCTTGGCGACACGGTCATTGAGCTGATGCAGGTCAGGGATGCCACACCGGCAGTGGTAAATCCATGGCAGACCGGCTATCGGATGATGGCCCTGGAGGTGGAAGATATGGACCGGGCTGTGGCCTATCTTGCCGGCAAAGGGGTGGCGATCACCTGGGGACCGGTGACCTTGGGGACATCCAAGAGGGCCGAGATACAGGACGCCGATGGATTCTCCATCGAATTGAGGCAGTGGTGA
- a CDS encoding pyridoxamine 5'-phosphate oxidase family protein translates to MIPEKMLQVLKHEGVVAIATQGDGGPHLVNTWNSYIQITQDGKLLIPAGYMNTTEANLAKDSRCLITVGSREVEGAHGPGTGFLVEGTAVFVTSGPLFDVVKGKFPWARAALEVTITSATQTL, encoded by the coding sequence ATGATTCCAGAGAAAATGCTGCAAGTACTGAAACACGAGGGGGTTGTGGCCATAGCCACACAGGGTGACGGTGGTCCCCATCTGGTTAACACCTGGAACAGTTACATCCAGATTACCCAGGATGGGAAACTGTTGATTCCCGCCGGCTACATGAATACGACAGAAGCAAATCTGGCCAAGGACAGCAGATGTCTCATCACCGTGGGAAGCCGCGAGGTGGAAGGTGCCCACGGCCCAGGGACAGGCTTTCTCGTTGAAGGCACTGCGGTATTTGTAACGTCAGGCCCGCTGTTCGATGTGGTCAAGGGGAAGTTTCCCTGGGCAAGGGCGGCATTGGAAGTTACCATCACCTCTGCCACGCAGACGCTGTAA